In Mycoplasma sp. Mirounga ES2805-ORL, a single window of DNA contains:
- the rpmE gene encoding 50S ribosomal protein L31, with protein MKKDIHPKYNNEVNVECSTCHKKFTFGSTSSKINVDVCSGCHVVYTGDKAKNKATGNIDKFNKRFAKYQEKMKK; from the coding sequence ATGAAAAAAGATATACATCCAAAATATAATAATGAAGTTAATGTTGAATGTTCAACATGTCACAAAAAATTTACATTCGGTTCTACATCATCTAAAATAAATGTTGATGTTTGTTCAGGTTGCCACGTTGTTTATACAGGTGATAAAGCTAAAAATAAAGCAACAGGTAATATTGATAAATTCAATAAACGTTTTGCAAAATACCAAGAAAAAATGAAAAAATAA
- a CDS encoding acetate/propionate family kinase translates to MKKILVVNAGSSSLKWAFYSENKLEQLSSGLCERINLDGRIILKFDGQKIIEDVNLPNHSEAVKNLIRLWKEHGLIKDLNEIEAIGFRTPYSGHDILSPAVYDAKVKSGIEEAKKFIPLHAPATLSSIEGFEQHLPNVKKIIAQDTAFHVTMPKINKTFPINKDWAKKFNIYKFGYHGLSHDYITTKMMKILGKKKVNIVVAHLGSGSSICAVKDSQSIDVSVGFSSLDGLMMGTRCGGIDPGIADYLTRVEGQDPNDVFNMMVKQSGLLGVSGISNDIRDLHELYEKNEDAKLAIDIFVSRIVDYIAMYLNKLGTKIDALVFTAGIGENDDIIRKMVIDKLQLFGLKLNQKENLEKYDDFKIISNNNSSIPIYKVRTDEEVVIARYVKNLIK, encoded by the coding sequence ATGAAAAAAATATTAGTAGTAAATGCAGGAAGTAGTTCATTAAAATGAGCATTTTATTCAGAAAATAAATTAGAACAATTATCAAGTGGGCTTTGTGAGAGAATTAATCTTGATGGTCGTATCATTTTAAAATTTGATGGCCAAAAAATTATTGAAGATGTAAATCTTCCAAATCACTCTGAGGCAGTTAAAAATCTGATTAGGCTTTGAAAAGAACACGGCTTAATTAAAGATCTAAATGAAATTGAAGCAATTGGTTTTAGAACACCTTATTCAGGACATGACATTCTTTCACCAGCAGTATATGATGCAAAAGTAAAATCTGGAATTGAAGAAGCTAAAAAATTCATTCCACTTCACGCACCTGCAACATTGTCATCTATTGAAGGCTTTGAACAACATCTTCCAAATGTTAAAAAAATTATTGCTCAAGATACAGCCTTTCATGTTACTATGCCCAAAATAAATAAAACATTCCCAATTAATAAGGATTGAGCAAAGAAATTCAATATCTATAAATTTGGCTACCATGGATTAAGTCATGACTACATTACAACCAAAATGATGAAAATATTAGGCAAGAAAAAAGTTAACATTGTTGTTGCGCACTTAGGATCAGGAAGTTCAATTTGCGCAGTTAAAGATTCACAATCAATCGATGTCTCTGTTGGATTCAGTTCCCTTGATGGACTTATGATGGGAACAAGATGTGGTGGTATAGACCCCGGGATTGCTGACTACTTAACTAGAGTTGAAGGTCAAGACCCAAATGATGTATTTAATATGATGGTTAAACAATCAGGACTTTTAGGTGTATCTGGAATAAGTAATGACATTCGTGATCTACATGAATTGTATGAAAAAAATGAAGATGCTAAATTAGCTATTGATATATTTGTTTCAAGAATAGTCGATTACATTGCAATGTATTTGAATAAATTAGGAACTAAGATTGATGCTCTTGTCTTCACAGCTGGAATTGGTGAAAATGATGACATCATACGTAAAATGGTTATAGATAAATTGCAACTATTTGGTTTAAAATTAAATCAAAAAGAAAATCTTGAAAAATATGATGATTTCAAAATAATTTCTAATAATAATTCATCTATTCCTATCTATAAAGTTCGTACAGATGAAGAAGTTGTTATTGCTAGATATGTAAAAAACTTAATTAAATAA
- a CDS encoding phosphotransacetylase encodes MPISKFSKHINDLLKQKAKKQILSVLFIDGDDERAREAAKYLQHEKLAKPIMLLENESQIVNDGLENIILSKEDKKIEEYAQKLAEIRKGKEDFETCKKSVQTRPYYGAMMIRTKDVDSAVGGLIYSTADILRAAFKCIGAKPGIKTISSVIVMHKDDERLVFTDPSTVQKPTSEQLVDIASNAQDFCKTMEMNDLAGFLTYSTNGSGKGENVTLVKEAVELAKSKNLNMIEAEMQFDAAYDLNVRKHKFPNAPQKELGVYVFPNLESCNIGCKIAQRLGKYGAVGAIMQGVNGAINDFSRGAKVQDVIDVTSITILKGYEFK; translated from the coding sequence ATGCCAATTTCAAAATTTAGTAAACATATCAATGATTTACTTAAACAAAAAGCCAAAAAACAAATTTTATCTGTTTTATTTATTGATGGAGATGATGAGAGAGCCCGTGAAGCGGCAAAGTACTTGCAACATGAAAAACTTGCTAAACCAATCATGCTTTTAGAAAATGAAAGTCAAATAGTTAACGATGGTTTAGAAAATATTATTTTATCTAAAGAAGACAAAAAAATTGAAGAATATGCTCAAAAGTTAGCTGAAATTAGAAAAGGTAAAGAAGACTTTGAAACATGTAAAAAAAGTGTTCAAACTCGTCCATATTATGGAGCGATGATGATTAGAACTAAAGATGTTGACTCAGCTGTCGGCGGACTAATCTATTCAACAGCCGATATTCTTAGAGCCGCATTTAAATGTATAGGTGCAAAACCCGGAATTAAAACGATTTCTAGTGTTATCGTAATGCATAAGGATGATGAAAGATTAGTTTTCACCGACCCTTCAACAGTTCAAAAACCAACCTCTGAACAATTAGTTGATATAGCTTCAAATGCACAAGATTTTTGTAAAACGATGGAAATGAATGATTTAGCAGGATTTCTAACATATTCAACAAATGGTTCAGGAAAAGGTGAAAATGTTACTTTAGTTAAAGAAGCTGTTGAACTTGCTAAATCAAAGAATTTAAATATGATTGAAGCAGAAATGCAATTTGATGCTGCATATGATTTAAATGTTAGAAAACACAAATTCCCAAATGCACCACAAAAGGAATTGGGGGTTTATGTATTTCCTAATTTAGAAAGTTGTAATATAGGGTGCAAAATTGCACAACGTTTAGGTAAATATGGAGCAGTCGGGGCTATTATGCAAGGTGTTAATGGTGCAATTAATGACTTTAGTCGTGGAGCTAAAGTACAAGATGTTATTGATGTGACATCAATTACAATTTTGAAAGGATACGAATTTAAATAA
- a CDS encoding thiamine pyrophosphate-dependent enzyme gives MTLKHIEKGLVMSKKEDIIRYLDVDGNLISGMKSSASKEELLDLYNIMVKSRQWDNYALTLQKTGRLGTFAPNLGEEAFLAAIGYTLEKDDWFIPHYRVLASLIARGVTYEQVFLYWRGSEKGASLKGLNTIPMQVIIGSQCSQAAGVAMALKAAGKNQIAVTTIGNGGTNEGEFHEALNLASVRKLPVVFAISNNKWAISVPEHNSYAVETLAARAASYGIPGIRVDGNDLLASFEVLKEAYEFARKGNGPILLEFDTWRQGQHTTSDDPRVYRSEAEEKEHEKWEPFHRIEKYLLDNNLITQDKINELKEAAEAAAKKAYEKSTKLLEKEGYDDIFKYTYKTLPEELKAQQEKFRKYLK, from the coding sequence ATGACATTAAAACACATCGAAAAAGGTTTAGTTATGTCTAAAAAAGAAGACATCATTCGTTACCTTGATGTTGATGGAAACCTAATTTCAGGTATGAAATCATCAGCAAGTAAAGAAGAATTATTAGACCTTTACAATATTATGGTTAAATCTCGCCAATGAGATAACTATGCGCTAACACTTCAAAAGACAGGTCGTTTAGGTACATTTGCACCTAACCTTGGTGAAGAAGCATTTTTAGCAGCTATAGGTTATACATTAGAAAAAGATGATTGATTTATTCCTCACTACCGTGTTCTAGCTAGTTTAATTGCACGTGGTGTTACATATGAACAAGTATTCCTATACTGAAGAGGTTCAGAAAAAGGTGCTTCATTAAAAGGACTAAATACAATACCTATGCAAGTTATCATTGGCTCACAATGCTCTCAAGCAGCGGGTGTTGCTATGGCTTTAAAAGCAGCTGGCAAAAATCAAATCGCTGTTACAACAATTGGTAATGGTGGAACTAACGAAGGTGAATTCCATGAAGCATTAAACTTAGCTTCAGTACGTAAATTACCTGTTGTATTTGCTATATCAAATAACAAATGAGCTATTTCAGTTCCAGAACACAATAGTTATGCTGTTGAAACATTAGCAGCTAGAGCTGCAAGTTACGGAATCCCTGGAATTCGTGTTGATGGTAATGACTTACTAGCTTCATTTGAAGTATTAAAAGAAGCTTATGAATTTGCACGTAAAGGAAATGGTCCAATTCTATTAGAATTTGATACATGAAGACAAGGTCAACACACCACTTCAGATGACCCTAGAGTATATCGTTCAGAAGCTGAAGAAAAGGAACATGAAAAATGAGAACCATTCCACCGTATTGAAAAATACTTATTGGACAACAATTTAATTACACAAGATAAAATTAACGAATTAAAAGAAGCTGCAGAAGCTGCAGCTAAAAAAGCCTACGAAAAATCTACAAAACTTCTTGAAAAAGAAGGATATGATGACATCTTCAAATACACATACAAGACATTACCAGAAGAATTAAAGGCACAACAAGAAAAATTTAGAAAGTACCTTAAATAA